The sequence CCTGTCTTGAGTCATATCTAATTTTTGAATACCTACTGGTTCAAACAAGTCTATACCTTCCGCTAATGGGGCATCTAAATATTCCTCAATCCTTATAGCCACTTCCAATGATGGATTTGCCTTATTTTGCTCATATTTATATATGGTTTTTCTTGAAACTCCCGACGCTTCTGCCAATTCTCCAACAGATACGTTGAGTCTTTCTCTCACTTTCTTTAATGCCTCACCATCAATTTTTACAAAGAAGCCTCCCCTATGTGCATAAACTACTGGGGGACTACCCTTCAGGTACTCCTCAAATGTTTCATAAGTAACTGCTTTTATATTGTATCTATCATACACCACCCCATGCTCCATCATGGCATTTCTCGTTCTTATTCCTATTATTATTGGAACCGCAGATAAGATATTTGCTATTTTTATGAGTTCTTTTGACTGTTCTTCACTTAAACTGTCAATATTTTTTAGTATCTTTATTAGTAATCTCACATCTCCCCTATTGGCGATGATATCAAAACATGCTCTTCCCAAAGGTTGTGAGATGTTAAAGTTGTGAGTTTTTAGTAAGTTGATACATTCGGTTAATAACATTTCCCTCATCATATTAATCACCTGTCTCATACTAATCTATCTCATATATATTTTTTATGGTTATTCAGTATATAAATTTTATTGTGTAATCTTTTAAATTATTTAAATATATGAATATACTTTATTTTTATATATCAGAAACATTAATATAAGTTAATAGAAAATTCAATT comes from Methanotorris formicicus Mc-S-70 and encodes:
- a CDS encoding transcriptional regulator translates to MREMLLTECINLLKTHNFNISQPLGRACFDIIANRGDVRLLIKILKNIDSLSEEQSKELIKIANILSAVPIIIGIRTRNAMMEHGVVYDRYNIKAVTYETFEEYLKGSPPVVYAHRGGFFVKIDGEALKKVRERLNVSVGELAEASGVSRKTIYKYEQNKANPSLEVAIRIEEYLDAPLAEGIDLFEPVGIQKLDMTQDRHSDTKRDVDDYKKQALNILDELGFNLIPTLRAPFDAVAEKHKNPEEKHNILLTNIGERENEDMRRRAILVREMSKLLDGYSLLILEKKERHYKNLAVISMRELEKMDDALDLIEFIKDMLKPRGLKKSI